In Acidimicrobiales bacterium, the sequence GGGCGCCCTCACCGGGGCGCGCGCTCGGCGCGTCCCTTACGATGGCCCGGCACCGACGGTGAGGGCGGCACGAGGAACGGGGGCGTCTCGGGGGATGCTGCTCGACCGGGAGCTCGTGTACGAGGCCCTGCCCGCGTACCGCCTGGGCCGGGAGCTCGGACGCGGCGGCTTCGGCGTGGTGTTCGAGGGCCGGCACCGCCGGCTCGACCGCGACGTCGCCGTCAAGATCCTCCCGCGCGCCTTCGGCGCCGACCCCTCCGTCCGCCGCCGCTTCCTGGCCGAGGCCCGCGTGGTCGCCTCCTTCGACCACCCCCACATCGTCAGGGTCTACGACTTCGTCGAGCACGAGGGCATCTGCGCGCTGGTGATGGAGCGGCTGGCCACCGACGACGTCGGCCAGCGGGCGGCGGCCGGCTCGCTCGGCGTGGAGGGCGTGGTCGCCGTCGGGATCGCCGTCGCCGACGCGCTCGCCTTCGCCCACGAACGGGAGGTGTTCCACCGCGACGTCAAGCCGGAGAACGTCCTGTTCACCGTCGACGGGGTGCCGAAGATCACCGACTTCGGCCTGGCCAAGGTGCTCGCCTCGCGCTCGGCGATGACGGCCAGCAACCACCTGCTCGGCAGCCCCGCGTACATGGCGCCGGAGGTGATCCGGGGGGACGAGCCCGGTCCGGCGTCGGACCTCTACTCGCTCGGCGTGATGCTCTACGAGCTGCTCGTCGGCCGCCTGCCCTTCGCCACGTCGGTGAACCCGGCGAGCGTGCTGTACCGCCACGTCCACGAGCCGGCGCCGTCGATCCCCGGCGCCCTGGCCGTGCCCGAGCTGGTCGCCACGGAAGTGATCCAGGCCCTCGCCAAGTCGCCCGGGGACCGCCACGCGTCCGCCGCCGCCATGTGCCGGGCCCTCCTCGTCGCCGGCGACCGCTCGTTCGGCCCTGACTGGCTCGACACCTGCCCGGTGCGGGTCGCCCGCCCGTCGGCGAGCGGCCCGGTCGCCGCCGCCGTCCCGCTCCGCCGGGACCGGGCCGGGCCGCCGACCAACCTCCCCGCCCAGGTGACGAGCTTCGTCGGCCGCGACGAGGACCTCGCCGCCGTCGAGGAGGCCATGGGGCGGGCCAGGATCGTGACCCTCACCGGGGTGGGCGGCGTGGGCAAGACCCGCCTCGCCGTCGAGGCCGCCTCGCGGCTGGCGCCCCGCCACGACGACGGCACCTGGCTCGTCGAGCTCGTCGGCGTGGCCGAGCCCGAGGCCGTGCCCGACGCGGTGGCGTCCGTCCTCGGCGTCGGCCACCGCC encodes:
- a CDS encoding protein kinase codes for the protein MLLDRELVYEALPAYRLGRELGRGGFGVVFEGRHRRLDRDVAVKILPRAFGADPSVRRRFLAEARVVASFDHPHIVRVYDFVEHEGICALVMERLATDDVGQRAAAGSLGVEGVVAVGIAVADALAFAHEREVFHRDVKPENVLFTVDGVPKITDFGLAKVLASRSAMTASNHLLGSPAYMAPEVIRGDEPGPASDLYSLGVMLYELLVGRLPFATSVNPASVLYRHVHEPAPSIPGALAVPELVATEVIQALAKSPGDRHASAAAMCRALLVAGDRSFGPDWLDTCPVRVARPSASGPVAAAVPLRRDRAGPPTNLPAQVTSFVGRDEDLAAVEEAMGRARIVTLTGVGGVGKTRLAVEAASRLAPRHDDGTWLVELVGVAEPEAVPDAVASVLGVGHRQGEPIMATLVDYLRGRVVLLVLDNCEHLVDACAALVDAVVHAAPAVTVLATSQRPLGLVGERLVVVPPLDLPTDDADAAAVAEAPSVRLFVERAG